The window AAATTCAAATCGTTTTGGGAAATATGTTATGGATCAATTTGATTGCGGAGTGGGTCAATTTGGAGCTCTTCTTCCACATATCTCGGAAGAAGATTGAAAACAACAACATTGTAAATCAGAGACCAAACACAATAGCATCGGAATTGGTGGAATTACGAGAAAAGCTTACTTGGGTTGGGTCGTAGATATCAACAGAGACCGAAACACGCACTGGGTGAGTTGATCTTCAATCTGTCGTCGTTTCAATACCAAACGACACTCTGCCTGGATTTCGCGGCCGAGATGGAAGTTGAAGTTGTAGGTCGAAGAATGACGAGGCATGCTCTTTCTTTTCTCCTTTTATATTACACTGCCACGTTTGTCTTCTTTTCTTTTAGGAAAAATAACAAAAATGTTATTATAAAAATAAATAAATAAATAAATAACAAGAATTTTATTCAATTAAAATGCATGGGAATGACCAAATTCAAACTTGTGTGTCCATCATTATGAGTGACATCCCTGAGTCGAAAGGGGGGCCTAACCCCTAACCCAACCCAGTTACTTGCTTGAAATGAGATACCAAAACTTTAGAGTAACGATGCAGCCTTTTTTTCAAATCAAACTAATCTAATTCGATCTCATTCTTTAACAATATGTCTGGATATCATCATACCACGTGCAAAGTCAATTCACCCTCATGTTGACAACTAGCACCAAAATGAAAAGCCCATAATCCATAGAAGTGACGTCACATAAGTAGCACAATGACCCTAGAAAAAGACACCTAAACTCTCGCTCGAGAGAGGAGAAAATCCAACCATAAAAGCCTAAAGATAAAACCATAAATAAAGTCCTAGTTTGGCCCATATGGAGGAACCAAACTCAAACAGTAAACCCAAACATCTGGTCCGCTCCCGTCCTCAAGTTGCTAACACCTCAGTCAAGACTGAGCGGTGACAATTCGATCTGCAATCTAGACCGGTCAATAGTATCAAAACTCTGAACCCCGCAGTCATGATCTCCTCGATCATCTTCTCAAACTTCCAAACATACTGAAGAACCACCAATGATCAAATCCTGCTACACTAGAGAGACTCGTTCGAGGACAGCGTCATGAAAGAGGACAAAAACCAGCAAAACTCACAAGTTTTGTGGAGCGACATTTTTGTGAGTCCTTGTTTCCCTTTTTTGGTCAAGTGAGTCCATGTTTCCACTGTCATGTTTCTTAATTGTTTTGTGTTTGTGGAATTTAAGTATACACCCAATTTATGTTCTGAGCAGTTGAACCAGGTGACATGCTATTATGTTCTTTTTATAACATATATATATATACACACACACACAGAGGATGTGAAGCGGACGTCTGTACTCCGGCTTAAAGTGTGGACGTCATCTGTTCTCCGCTGTCTCACGCCAGCGACAGCTTCTCTCTTTCCCCGGCGACAGCTTCTCTCCTTCCCGGACGACAACACAGGCTTCCAGGACGGTTTCTCTCCTTCTAGGACTGGCCGGTGACAAGTTTTCCTGCCGGATTGAAGCTCTGGATGGAAAACACCATGATTGATCAAGGTTGGCCGAAAAACTTGTCGCCGGCCAGTCTTGGAATGAGAGAAGCCGTCCTGGAAGCCTGTGCTGTTGTCCGGGAAGGGGAGAAGCCGTCGCGGGCATGAGACGGCAGAGAACAGACAACGTCCGCATTTTAAGCTGGAGTGCGGATGTTCGCTTCACATCCGGGCTGTATATATATATATATATATATATATATATATATATGTATCATTTTGTTATTAAAGTTTGTTTTCTAATATTAATGTCACAGAATGCGCGTAGGACAAAATGATACATTATGAAGTCCTTATAAAGGTGGATTGTTACATCTAAATAGCTTCGCCTCACCTATTTGGAGTTTACAAATTCAAAACTCATTTTAAAGGTTTACAGACAGAGATAACTATATAGATAGTAATGTTTGTCGATTCCGGTGTTATAGAATACTATCATTATCCCCAAATCTCAAAGAAACAAAGCAAAATTGGACCTAAATTAAGCCCAACCCAACAATATACCTAGTAGACAACCTCAAGAGACCAACGGCTAAGATGGAATTTTGTAGAAAGAAAAGAACGGCTAGGATTGAAACTTGGAGGGGTCTCACGTTTGGGACTATAAACTACAACGGTCTCCCCCAAACTTAGAAACCCTACACCGCTGAATTTGAATTTGATTTTTCTGTCTCTCCAAGAAACCCACCCAAATTCTAATTCAAATTCCAGCGACGGCGACCCGCCACCCTGATCTCAACCCCAAACCCTCCTTTTCTAGAAACCCTAAACCGCTGAATTTGAATTTGATTATCTGTCTCTCCAAGAAACCCACCCAATTTCTAATCCAAATTCCGGCGACGGCGAGCCACGACCCAGATTTCAACCCCAAAACCCTTTTCTTGAAACCCTAAAGCGCTGAATCTGAATTTGATTCTCTGTCTCTCCAAGAAACCCTAATTCAAATTCCGGCGACGGCGACCCACGACCCAGATTTCAACCCCAAAACCCTTTTCTTGAAACCCTAAAGCGCTGAATCTGAATGTGATTCTCCGTCTCTCCAAGAAACCCTAATTCAAATTCCGGCGACGGCGACTCTCAACCCCAAAATTCACCGGAATTTACCCTGAACCAGAATTCACCGGCGACCATGGAAGTCGGTGGCCAATTACGACCCAACTCTCCCGGCTCTGAGGAAGAAGAAGAAACGTGGCCGTGGACTGTTCTGAACCACATTCCTCAGGTTCCAACTGAAGACCGAATGCTTCGCGAAGAAAGAGTCTACCTTTTTCAGGGAAACCCAACAAACGCCCCCAAGCTTTTAAGATTGTTCGCCGATGGGAGTTTCTTTCATGAGCGCAAGGTTCGTCCCTCTGACACAGACGTGCTTGAAATGATTGGCCATTCTAGGGGTCTTGTATGCTTTAAAAATGCAAGCATGAGGCAGATATTGGTTTGGGATTTGCAACGTCAAAGAGTAAGGACAATTGTTGCGGAAGTGGATGAAGGAGGAGAATCAAGCTATGGCTTTGGCCACAGAAATGGGGTTTATATGATTGTTAGGCTGGGAAGGCCGGCTTTGTTTTACAATAGGCAGTATTTTGAGTACCACATCCATACTTTTGTTGAGGGACAGCAAGGACCCTGGACCAGATTTGAATTTCGGTTGGATGCTCACTTCAATTTCAGAACCGGTGGGACTGGAATATGGGTCTCCGAGAATGGCATGATGTATTGGAAAGCAGAGGAGCTTGATGGGGGTGCTTCCATTATCACATATAATTTGGAGACCCAACAATTGGACACCTTGGTAGCGCCTCGAGAGGATGAGTTTAATAACTCAGATATGGCCTTAGGCCATGGTTTTAAAGGGCAGCTCTCTGCATCTGTGTATGTGCCGCCTGCAGAGCATGATGACTACTCCATGTTACACATCTGGGTTTTGCAAAGAGAAGATCAGTCATTCTATCGGTGGCACAAGCTGGTTGCCTTCCGCTCCATTGTATTCAATGCAGATGATCTCTTCATCCCCCTTGTCTGCTACTATGGCAGGGAGGATGGGGCGATTCATATACTGCTCCACAGGAACAGGGAAGAAATTGTCTGTGTGATCCCAGCTAAAAAGCAGGTTCTACCAGTAGATGGTGCAGCATTTCAAGCAGCCCCAGCAGGCATCCTGGCCATCCCGTCTGGCATTGCTATGGAAGTTGCAGATGCAAGGAAATTCAAAGCGACACAGACTTCTAGGTATTGAGGTAGGTAGATTGAATGGTGGTCCTGTACCATTCCTCTACTTCTCCCCTTTTGTAAGCTAGCAGATAGGATACAATCTCTATAAATCAGTGCCCTGCTCTTTATGCTTTTATATCATCAAGATGTAGAGAGCTGTTATCTTTAGCAGTATATTGAATGGTGGTCCTGTACCATTCCTCTACTTCTCCCCTTTTGTAAGCAAGCAGATGGAATACAATCTCTGTAAATCAATATTCTTGGCCAGATATGGCAATTAATAAATGAAATACTAGAAGTTTTGGTTGTAACCGACTCTGTTGCTAGCTTAGTGTTTGCTAAATGTATAGCAATGTTGTTGACTGGACGTCATGTTTGCAGTGTTTTTCTTGCGGGTGTTTTCTTGTTATTGCTTAGTTGTAGATTCAGCCATGGTGTTGAGAGTGATATAAACTGCCTGAAAAGTATAAGAGCAGCATTGGAGGACCCTCTAGACATGTTAAGCTCTTCATGGGATCTCTTTTAACAATGCCACTGAAGGTGTCATCTGTAACTTTCTGGGAGTGGAGTGTTGGCACCCTCATGAGAGCAAAGTTTCAGAACAAGAATTATATATTGCAGCTAATCTTATGGCAGTTTTGGGAGGTTAGGAAGCACAGGTGTGAGAGAGTAATGAATCATGCTAAACCGAATCCTGCCTATGCTATAGAGAAGATCAATCGGAACTTAAATGAGTGGTCTCGACTCAAGAGTGTGTCAGGAACCCCGTTGCCACCCCTTCTGACTCGGATTGCAGGAACTGGCACCCTCCTCCCTTTTGGTCTCAAAGGTTAATGTGGATGGTGCCTGTGACTCTAAGAGAAAGCGGAGTGGCATTGGTGTGGTCATCCGTAACCATCAGGGTTCTTGTGTTGCTGAAGCTAGCATTTGTGGGATTCGTAACTCAGCTATTGAGTTTGAAGCTGATATCCCCTGGAGTCTCTCTTTTGTGCTGTACTGTTGTTTTTTGTTCTTTCTGGTGTTTTTCTTCCCTTGTATGTGTTTTTTTTTTCCTCTTAATGAAATATTATTTCAGACCGAAAGAACAAAACCATATTGTTATAGCTCCCATCATCATTTGATATATATATATATATATATAGTCTGGATGTGAAGCGGACGTCCGCACTCGGCTTAAAGTGCGCACGTCCGTCCGTTCTCCACCCTCCGGCGCCGGCGACGGCGCGCCTCCACCCCAGAACACTCCAGCAGCGTCTCCGACCACTTTCCCTCCCCGGCAAGTCCGTTCTTTTCCAGTTTTCCGGCGAGATCACCCAAAACTTCAAACAAGATCAATCTCGCTGAAAACTAAAAAGAACGGACTCGCCGGGGAGGGAAGGTGGTCGGGGAGTGTTATGGGGTGGATGCGCGCCGTCGTCGGCGCCGGAGGGTGGAGAACGGACAGACGTCCGCACTTTAAGCCGAGTGCGGACGTCCGCTTCNNNNNNNNNNNNNNNNNNNNNNNNNNNNNNNNNNNNNNNNNNNTACTATATATATATATATATATATATATATTTGGTTTTCTATGGATTCTCCAAAAACATAGACTAATCTTATATAAGGAGTTCAAGACATCTCTTCACTACCAGCTAGTCTTAATTCATATAATCTGGCAAACGAAAAAGCACAACAAACTAGTTCATTGACAACATGGTACGTAAACAAAATTGCAGCACAAAATTCCCTTTCTAAGAAACAAAGTGATACACCTGGATTGCATTAGCCAGGCGAGTCCAAGCTAAATGAACAATGCTGATAAGTGAAAAATTGAAAATAGACATAACTAGCTCAAAATCTGACGTATTATAGGATCAATCAGTATTGGGGAATTAAGAATTCACACATATCCACCTAAGAATGCAGAAACAAACACAAGAAGAAAGATCATATACATGATGACATGCACAACCAAATACATCATGAAGAGAAGGAAACAGAAGAGCCCCTTTGGAAATTAATCTCATAATGAAAGATTCTTTTCCCTGATACATGGCGATCACGATGAGTATTGCACTCCATAACCTTATTCATTTCTTTGTCCGCAGCTTACTTGCTGCTCAAGGTATTTACTCCATAATTTCTTCCTCATCTTCATCAGAGAAACGACTCGATGTTTTTTCTTTTCTTCTAAAAACTACTACTACTACCCCTTTCAGGCTTGTTGCTTGGAAGGATGATGATCAATAGCTTATGAGTAGAATTTGTAGGTCTTGGCTTGAACTATGATTGATCTCAGCCCTCCAATTGGTGACAGAACCATCAAAAGAACACCAAAGAATATGCAGATCTGAAATTATCAAGTCAAAATAAGATCAACTCAAATATCTGCAATCAAAAGGAAGTAAAATGCATGTTTAAGAATCATAAAAGTATATAAAGATTAACCAAACTGAACATACATAGTTGCAGCACCAGGATAAGCTGAACCTCCTTGGTTTGTAGATGGCAAGCCACATTACACAAGGGAGCTGAAAATAATAACATGTTCATTAGACATGTGAAAACGAAAATCAGAACATCAATTCATTAGAATGTAATGGAACAGATTGTGAGCTTACAAAATATGTTGTTGGGGCAAAAGCAAATCCTCCGAAAAATCCAAGGAGACCACTAAAGAATGGGAATGTTATTCCAACAAACATGGTAATTGCTGCAAGGAAATGTCAATTTTAATCCATCAGTTTATATCCAGCTTGATCTCGAAGCAATAGCATAAACTTGATGAGATTAAGGTCAGCAGTAACTTACCAACATATGAAGTTCGTGTAACAAAACGAAGCATAAAAGTTGGCCTGAAATCCAACTTCTTTACCAGTAGAGTCTCCATCATGTCAAACACTGGCATTGCATAAATCTGCAGCAGAGATCATAGAGTCAGACTAAATGTTTGAGAACAGAAAATGAAATTTAGAAATCTAGGCAATATGATCCTCGATCGGTCCATCACCTGATAGCTTCCAATAACATGGATGACAACAAACATGTTGGCCGTTGCAATAAGCCATTTGGGTTTTTCCAATGAGACGAGGATGTTGTCCTCAACTGAATTTCCATAAATGTAATATCCCACCAGAGCAACTGGGAAGTAGCACAAAGCCACAATTATGTAGGCAACAATGACTCCTTTCCACATGGGTACCTTGGAAGGCTTCTCAGGTGTAGAAGGAATTGTTGCTTGGATTTCAAGGACTACATTATGGCCAGCATACGCAAAAGCCACTTCACCCAATGCAGCTAAGAAGTTGAAGAAATTTCCAGTAGTAGTCTTGGCTTTGTAACTATAATCGACATTTTCTACCGTACCCTTGTCTAGTGCAGCAGTCCATGCTATGGTAGAGTAACTGCACAAACATGCATCACAATCCAAGACGTTAATGAATCAATCACATACACAATAACATAACTTGGAAATAGAAAGCTAATGGAGTTGAAGACTAGCACAAATGTCTCACCTCAAGGACATGACAGCTGCGGCCAAAGACACGCCGGAGATGGAGTTGAAGTTGGGAAGGTGGGAAAGCACAAAGTGCACAGACGCAAAGATCATGATGAAGTAAGTCAATTTGATATTTTTGCAGTCTGAGCACACAGTGTCATGGACCTTTTGCAGCGATTTTCCTCCGGTGACCATGTACACAATGCAAACACCAACTTCAACAATGAGTTGCTGAGGCACCACTATGTAAAGACCAAGCTTTTCACCAAATGCATGTTGACCCAACTCGTGGTAACGATCAAAACGTTTCCCTGGAACCATCTCATGCATCTCAACCATTTGCCATAGTGTGTACAATGTGATGATCCATGAAAGGATCAAAATAGTTATACCAGGACCCCTGAATTACATAATGAGATGAATCCAGTTACATTAGTTACTATAAGCTAGTGTTAAATTTGCTGCTTAACTGGAATATAGAATAGTTGACATACCATCCAAGCTCTGCCATGGCATAAGGGAGACCGAGAACACCAGCTCCAACCATGGCCGTGACATTGTGAAAAGCCGAATACCACCATTTTGCATTCCTTGATGAAGTAATCGGAAGCCAATCGTTAATTGCCTTTTCCTTGGCTAACTTCTCGTCGAGCTATCATGAAAAATTGAACGCAGTTTAGTACATAAACTCAGTTGTGTTGAATATGCTTTCATGAACAATATATGCACACCAAATCGATCACTTCAAAATTTACAAATCAAACGCCAGTAGCTATAGCATAGGAGACTTGGAGGGAGGGTAGAAGTGATAATTTAGGGACTTTGGAGGGTCTTTTGGGAATTCTAGCTGAGTTCAGTGAATCTTGGGATATTGGTATCCCCAAATTTGGGGAATGGAATCAAACGTCAGTTGTCTATTTGTAATGTCTTATTAGCTTTCTGGGCCCATATTTCATAATGGCCCAGTACTTGTGGAGCCCATCAACGTGTTCATACTAAATATTTTTTTGTTCTTCTGTGATATTTTTTTGAACGTTGATTTTTTTTTTTCAATTTTGGCCTAATTTTAGATTATTATTAGAAGTACGTGCCATACATAATTTCAAACCTAATCTTCTTAAAATTATAGTGACAACTAGCTAGATAGTGTTAAAAGAAATCTAATGCTGCCAACGAAGCCACGTATTGGTGTAGGAAATACTAAAATGCAAGTAGGAATAGTCAATGTGTGCTCTACATTGGACTTGAAGGATCTTAGTTTGAAAATAATATCTTTCAGGATTTCGTTTATGTACTCAAAGATGAAACAAAAATGACAAGAAATGATGTCTAGAGTGTAAATTATAGAAAGTTTGTCTTATAAGAAACAAATGAGATTTACTGGTTTTAGGATTGCAGTATGGTAAGCTAATCAACATCTAACATGTTAAGGTTATGGATTCAAACCTCACCGACGTATGTAGGGTGCGTGAGTTTATAATAAAAATAAATAAAAAATAAAAAATTGCAACATGGTAAAAATGCTATCATGTATAAGATCAACGTACGTTTTAAGTTAATTATAGAGAACTGTCTCTTTCTATGAAATGTGAAGATGAGAAACAAAATGAAGTATATATCAGTCAATTCCATCGAGATGGGAAGAGTTGGCTTGAAAAATCAAGGTGAGAACAAAGGTGCCGTAAGCCATAGGATAGTTAGAACAACCAAACCGGAAGACACTCATGAGCTCCAGAACTCGATCAGATTCCGAGCATACGTCAAGACTTAAAAATTAAGCTAATACAAAATGGGCAATGAAAAATTCTCATATCATTCTTTTTGAAATATAACATATGCAAACCTATAGCTCATGATCAGATGATCACCCCAATGTAAACAAGATCATCACAGCATCATTTTCTGAAAGTTTCAGATAGGGGGATGGAGAAAAGGACACTAACCTCTGTCTGGTTGTAAGTATTATCGACATCGTTCGGAGCTTGAGTTCCCATGGCGACACACTCAGGATTTGAAGAGAGAGGAGTAGATGGATATATGCAGCAGTAGCTGATGATAAGTGAAGACCGATATATGGAGCTCTCTGGCTACTCTCTCTCTCTCACTCCAGCACAGAAAATGAGGAGGGTGCTCTACGCTATATAAATAGACCAGCTCTCTTAAAACTAAGAGATTTTAAGTCTTCAAACTCATCAGCTTCGTCCTTTTGTCGTGTGAAAGAGGAGAGTTGGAGTCATTCGAATTCCTGCTGAACGCTTTTTTTGTTTGACTTTCCAAAATAACAAAGGAAAACACCTTTTTTTTTTCTTCCTTTCAAAGGCTGAAGTTTCCAGGCAACGACGTCGTTGTGGCCTGGCGTCTAGCTAGCTAATTTATGTTACAAGTTTCCGGTTTTGAATATATGCTATGTATTCAAGTATATTAGTCTACGACTATATATTAATAAAATACGTGTTACATACCCATAGATATAACGGACATATGGAGAGCGAGAGGCCTATCCAGATCCTTGTTTAGATTCAAACTACATCCCATGTATGTAGTTTTGATGGCAATGATTCCTCACGAGCGAGAGGCTAGCTAGGTCATATCACTCATATGTTAATGTAAGTTTTCACAATTAATATGAGTATATGACGCGTTTTGGAGAAAGTTAGTTACCACTTATATTTCAAATACTTAAACCCAGTGATCTATTACGTAATTACCTAGTTTTCTTATATAAGAAGTAGAAAAAATCATATATGTATAGCACTTGCAATACGAGTGAATTAGAAACCTTACTACCTAATTAACCCTAGCTAGAAGCCTAAAACACCGTATAGTACTATCTTGTAAGAGAAGGTAGTATGGCTAGCTGCTAGTAGCGCCATGGCTTTCTAGCAGAATAATTGATGAAATGTGCAGTGTACATAGAGATTCCATATTGCTAATAATATGATCGTAGATCTAGGACCAATTTATCTTAGCAAAGAGGTAAGTGTATATATGCCGGTCCATAGATATGTACACAATCTTCTCTCTAGCTAGCTAGCTGGTAGCTCATGTACCACACTTACCCCCCTCTCAAAATAGCTACACGACTCCATCAATTAAGAAAATTTGGAGCCTAATAGCTTCACACACGTTGCAACTTGTATGAACCATAATGTGTCCCTGTCGTTAATTTGCTTAGGCATCATTTGATTCTTCAACCCGGCCGAAGATCTTCTTTTTTTTGTTTTTGAGATTTTCATTGTATAGTAGACACTCTTGGATACGTACCTACGTCGATATATACAATTTTTTTCCCCAATCATACGTATATTATACGTACATAGCTAGCTAGACTGACAAGGGATGATGGCCAGCACAGCCACAACTGGTTATGGCCTAATCAATAGACTAATCAAACATTCATTTCTTAATAGGATGAAAGACAGATATGTTGAAGTTGCTGCAAAGATGAACAACAAATTAATTAAGCTCTAAACAAATATCTTTGACACATTATGGATTCTAGCTAGTAATATGCGGAATACATTTCTGATACGTGTATATTCTTATCACTAATTAAAGAATCTAATAGCTACAAACCAGTCAGTCCGTATCTTAATTTGGAATCTCATAAATATTATAATTAACCTAATTCTTCTCCATTCTATAGTATTTGGCTTGTGCTATAGCAACATATGTACAGAAGGAATGAATGTCAACTATATATGTGAGAAAAATGGGTGCTAGATTATTATAGAAAATAAACAAAAAGAAAAATAAATATATATCGATGAAATTGTTCTTGTAATTTAGTGGAAACTGCTAGGCGTGGAATACTGGAGTAGGGTGTGACCAGATCGAAAACAAAAAGAAGAAGAAGACGTACGCACGACAATGGTTGCCCAATAATTCGATAAATCACGAGGCCGGGAGGAACCAATTGAAGTCAATGCCGAAAAAGATCGCATGAACCAGGAATCTACCAGAATCAAAATGAAATATGAAGATTCATCGGTATCTAGCTAGAATATTGTGGAAAAAGTTGAATCCTAGCTAAAAGGTGGTAGAACAATTAAGTTGTACATGAATCATGATGATGAAATTAGCAGATATTTCTGTCGACTTCTCTCTGGCACACGACGTATCATAGATTTTTTGATGGCCCAGAAACACTAACAAGCTTCTAAATCTTTACTTTTCAATATCTCATCAGTTCGTGTTAGGTTTTTCACTGTGGCATTAGCAGCAGTGTCGACGATCTACTTTCTATAAGAACATGTGCTTGGATGAGCAGCCAACATTTTATTGGATGCTTTTTGAATTGATCATTATGTGCTTGATTGAATTGAGCTGGCTAGCAATCCAAGTTTGATTTCTGAAGCAAACACAATGAGAACATTGACCTGCATTATTCGATCGATCGGAGAATCTGCAAATACATATTTTAGTATAGCTGTGCCGGAAATGATGTGATCAAGAGTTGAATTGTTGCAAAAGCAATATGATTACGGCCGGAGAAGGATTAGATTATTTTGTAACAGATCGAGCATTCGGCGGTCCACTTAATATGCTCAGCCATATATATTCTATGATTTATGAGAATTTGTCAATGGGATTGAAATTTCCAAACGTTCCGTTTAAAGTTTTTAACTGATCAATCAATCTTCTTATTGATAGATTAGATTGATTGATCAGTATCGATAAGAATATTGATTAGTATGCTGAATCCATTGATTCGATTCTAAATTACGAGCTAGATTGTGCAAAATGTGATTGAAACTTTGTAGCACCTTTCGTCACAATTACCAAAATTCCTAATGGGGG of the Fragaria vesca subsp. vesca linkage group LG6, FraVesHawaii_1.0, whole genome shotgun sequence genome contains:
- the LOC101299788 gene encoding lysine histidine transporter 1-like, which translates into the protein MGTQAPNDVDNTYNQTELDEKLAKEKAINDWLPITSSRNAKWWYSAFHNVTAMVGAGVLGLPYAMAELGWGPGITILILSWIITLYTLWQMVEMHEMVPGKRFDRYHELGQHAFGEKLGLYIVVPQQLIVEVGVCIVYMVTGGKSLQKVHDTVCSDCKNIKLTYFIMIFASVHFVLSHLPNFNSISGVSLAAAVMSLSYSTIAWTAALDKGTVENVDYSYKAKTTTGNFFNFLAALGEVAFAYAGHNVVLEIQATIPSTPEKPSKVPMWKGVIVAYIIVALCYFPVALVGYYIYGNSVEDNILVSLEKPKWLIATANMFVVIHVIGSYQIYAMPVFDMMETLLVKKLDFRPTFMLRFVTRTSYVAITMFVGITFPFFSGLLGFFGGFAFAPTTYFLPCVMWLAIYKPRRFSLSWCCNYICIFFGVLLMVLSPIGGLRSIIVQAKTYKFYS